One window of the Mixophyes fleayi isolate aMixFle1 chromosome 6, aMixFle1.hap1, whole genome shotgun sequence genome contains the following:
- the SRP68 gene encoding signal recognition particle subunit SRP68 yields the protein MTLPTHCSRYVTRSSELPAASAPIYQHAPRPPPPPLSLVLGLTDRGKMAAERQSGVGMEENKENERPGAGGKSGALGDTLALEILQIIKESQQQHGMRHGDFQRYRGYCSRRLRRLRKTLGFKMGNRHKFTGKKVTVEMLSDNRYLLLILMDAERAWSYAMQLKMEANTEPRKRFHLLSRLRKAVKHGEELVRLCDSDRVDAKTKLEAQAYSAYLDGMLQFEQQHWEEAMKAFNKCKTIYEKLASAFTEEQAVLYNQRVDEISPNIRYCAYNIGDKTAMNELMQMRLRGGGTEGLLAEKLEALISQTRAKQAATMSEVEWRGRTIPIKIDKVRIFLLGLSDTEAAIAQAEDEEAKERLFESVLSECRDAIQGVREELKSEQRQRDAVMDADIGKVSNLQYLHSYLSYIKLSTAIQRNESMASALQKALLRQPQAEEDGKRSARPQDLIRLYDIILQNLAELTQLPGLEEDQSFQKETVLKTLVYKAYRCFFIAQSYVLVKKWSEALVLYDRVLKYAKEVQAKAGAAKSNLKELPDIQELIKQVNAEKYSLQAAAILDSTDTSEEISPSLTKENKPLSECLDNFSLDASLVTKHARLVHFPPDFRPIPCKPLFFDLALNHVMLPSLEDKLEQKAKSGLTGYIKGIFGFRS from the exons ATGACACTTCCCACACACTGCTCGCGCTACGTCACACGGTCCTCCGAGCTCCCGGCAGCCTCTGCTCCCATATACCAGCATGCACCGCGGCCCCCTCCTCCTCCGCTCTCGCTGGTGCTCGGCCTCACTGACCGTGGGAAGATGGCGGCGGAGCGACAGTCAGGTGTCGGGATGGAAGAGAATAAGGAGAATGAGCGGCCGGGAGCAGGAGGAAAGTCGGGAGCGCTGGGGGACACTCTGGCTTTAGAGA TCCTCCAGATCATTAAAGAGTCCCAGCAGCAGCATGGAATGCGTCACGGAGACTTCCAGAGATACAG AGGATACTGTTCACGTCGTCTGAGACGTCTAAGAAAAACTCTCGGTTTTAAGATGGGGAACAGGCACAAATTCACAGGAAAGAAAGTGACTGTGGAGATGCTCTCTGATAACAg GTATCTATTACTCATCTTGATGGATGCAGAGAGGGCCTGGAGTTACGCCATGCAGCTTAAAATGGAGGCCAACACAGAACCTCGCAAACGTTTCCACTTGCTCTCGCGTTTGCGGAAGGCTGTCAAACATGGCGAGGAGCTGGTGCGCCTGTGTGATAGTGATCGCGTTGATGCGAAGACAAAGTTGGAAGCTCAG GCGTATAGTGCTTATCTTGATGGCATGCTGCAGTTTGAGCAGCAACATTGGGAGGAGGCCATGAAAGCATTCAACAAGTGCAA GACAATCTATGAGAAGCTGGCCAGCGCTTTCACTGAGGAGCAGGCCGTGCTGTACAACCAAAGAGTGGACGAGATCTCGCCAAACATACGTTACTGTGCCTACAACATTG GGGATAAAACTGCTATGAATGAGCTAATGCAAATGAGACTTCGTGGTGGAGGCACAGAGGGACTGCTAGCTGAAAAGCTGGAg GCTCTTATCTCGCAGACAAGGGCGAAACAGGCTGCTACCATGAGTGAGGTGGAGTGGCGAGGGCGCACCATTCCTATCAAAATTGATAAAGTCCGGATCTTCCTTCTTGGGCTGTCTGACACAGAAGCTGCAATCGCTCAG GCTGAAGATGAGGAGGCCAAAGAACGACTGTTTGAGTCTGTGCTGAGTGAATGTAGAGATGCGATCCAGGGAGTACGGGAGGAACTAAAGTCAGAACAG AGGCAGAGAGATGCTGTCATGGATGCAGACATTGGCAAAGTATCCAACCTGCAGTACTTGCACAG TTACCTGTCTTACATCAAGCTGTCCACAGCCATCCAACGTAACGAGAGCATGGCTAGCGCTCTGCAGAAGGCTCTGCTCCGTCAGCCACAGGCTGAAGAGGATGGCAAAAGGAGCGCACGGCCCCAAGATCTGATCAGACTTTATGATATCATCTTGCAG AATCTAGCCGAATTGACACAACTGCCCGGCTTGGAGGAAGACCAAAGCTTCCAGAAGGAGACTGTCTTAAAGACTTTGGTGTACAAAGCATACAG GTGCTTCTTCATTGCTCAGTCCTATGTCCTGGTGAAGAAGTGGAGTGAGGCACTGGTGCTCTACGATCGAGTGCTGAAATATGCCAAGGAAGTGCAAGCTAAGGCTGGGGCCGCTAAGAGCAATCTCAAG GAGTTACCAGACATACAGGAGCTGATCAAGCAGGTGAATGCAGAGAAATACTCCCTGCAGGCTGCTGCCATCCTCG actCCACCGACACCTCAGAAGAGATTTCACCCTCTCTGACCAAGGAGAACAAG CCTCTCTCCGAATGTCTAGATAACTTCTCCCTTGACGCCTCTCTAGTGACCAAACATGCCCGTCTGGTGCACTTTCCTCCAGATTTCCGTCCCATACCCTGTAAACCACTCTTCTTTGACCTGGCTTTAAATCACGTGATGCTGCCATCTCTGGAGGACAAACTGGAGCAGAAAGCAAAGAGTGGATTAACTGGATATATCAAAGGCATCTTTGGGTTCCGTAGTTAG